The DNA region CTTGCTCTGCTCAACTCGTTCAACAAAGTTGGTCTGGATCACGTAGTTCTCGTCAAGGTTGCCAGCACGGCTGTTGTCAGCAAGATGCTCGGCCTCAACGAGAAGCAGACTGCCGATGCCATCACCCAGGCGTGGGTTGACGGCCAGAGCTTGCGTACCTACCGccacacccccaacaccatgtcCCGCAAGTCGTGGGCTGCCGGTGATGCCTGCCAGCGCGCCGTCAACCTGGCCCTGAAGGTTCTCAAGGGCGAGAGCGGTGTTCCCACCGTTCTCTCCGCCCCCGTCTGGGGCTTCTATGATGTCCTCttcaagggcaagaagtTCGAGTTCCAGCGCCCCTATGGCAGCTACGTCATGGAGAACGTCCTGTTCAAGGTGTCCTACCCTGCCGAGTTCCACTCTCAGACCGCTGTCGAGGCCTCTGAGAAGATCCACGCCCAACTGAAGGCCATGGGCAAGTCTGCCGCCGATATCAAGGAGATCACCTGCAGGACACACGAGGCCTGCGTCCGCATCATCGACAAGCAGTTCAAGCCCATGGATAACTTCGCCGATCGTGACCACTGCATCCAGTACATGTGCTCCGTCATGCTCGTCTTCGGCCGTCTTACTGCCAACGACTACGTTGACGGCAGCGAGGCTGCCACCTCCCCTCTGGTCGAGTCTCTTCGCAAGAAGATCAAGTGCGTTGAGGACCCCCAGTTCACCGCCGACTACCATGACCCCGCTCTCCGCACCATCAGCAACGGCCTCACCGTTGAGCTCAACGACGGCACCGTCCTCCCCGAGGTTGTCATTGAGGCTCCTCTCGGCCACCGTCTCCGTCGTGAGGAGGCCAAGCCAGTGATCATGGCCAAGTACAAGCGTCACTTGGAGCCTCACTACAGCGCCGAGAAGGTGCAGgagctccttgagctcggccAGAAccccaagaagctcgaggctATGGAGGTTGACCAATATGTGGATTTGTATGTTAGCGAGAACAGCAAGTTTGTCAACTAGAGAGTGACAGACAGGCTCAAAATAGACTTTACTAAATGTAAATACAAAAAAAAttaattttatttatatataccCTCATGTTGACACTGTATCGCTGACTCGGGACGTTGTTTCGGCCCGCCCCACTGTCGGGACGGGGTTGCACAGCCCCTGGTTGAGTCCCTTGACGGTTCGGGTACCGGCACACAGTGCATCCCCGGCGCCCGGGCGCCACTGGACTTTTGGTGGGGCTCCGGACTCGTCACAGCACTGCGCCACCCTGTAACCTTTCTTGCAACCTTTGACCAACACCACAATACTTCTGTTGACTGCAACGACAAGCGCCAGACTTGAGACGACATTTCCTTTTACTGCAGAACGAACCCTAACGATTCTCCAGTAAACTTCACCGAACTCAGTCATCATGGTCTCCGAAGACCGCCAAAGAGTCATTGAGACCAACCGGTCTTTGCGCAACATCAAGAATGTAGGCAACTCTcccctcaaccacatcacAAACGCCCATCTAACCTGTGTTTTCTGATTATAGGAACTCGAATCCCTCCTCGAAAAAGGTGTAATCACCGACGAAGCCTACGACACCATCTCgggcctcctccccgccgagTCGTCGTTCAACTCGCGGTCTACCCCCGCCCCTCGcaccaatccctcctcccttcccacTCCAGCTGCCACCCCATCCGCCGCTGTCCCTCCCACAGCAGCAATGGCAGCCCTGTCAGTAGgcggcaaccccaac from Podospora pseudoanserina strain CBS 124.78 chromosome 1, whole genome shotgun sequence includes:
- the PDH1 gene encoding ATP-binding cassette transporter CGR1 (EggNog:ENOG503NWTN; COG:S), coding for MSAVNRGLRQATKSLHTRLPQRISQRSALPLLSSTFKTAAPLTPAALHARRSNFSTMASLQSAATTAPSPAGHKGYDPEIQDIADYVHNKPIDSELAFDTARWVFLDTLGCGLEGLQFKECTKLLGPIVPGTVVPNGTKVPGTPYQLDPVNGAFNIGAMIRWLDYNDCWLAAEWGHPSDNLGAILAVADWITRTNKAGGNLAGGKIFTIRDVLEAMIKAHEIQGCLALLNSFNKVGLDHVVLVKVASTAVVSKMLGLNEKQTADAITQAWVDGQSLRTYRHTPNTMSRKSWAAGDACQRAVNLALKVLKGESGVPTVLSAPVWGFYDVLFKGKKFEFQRPYGSYVMENVLFKVSYPAEFHSQTAVEASEKIHAQLKAMGKSAADIKEITCRTHEACVRIIDKQFKPMDNFADRDHCIQYMCSVMLVFGRLTANDYVDGSEAATSPLVESLRKKIKCVEDPQFTADYHDPALRTISNGLTVELNDGTVLPEVVIEAPLGHRLRREEAKPVIMAKYKRHLEPHYSAEKVQELLELGQNPKKLEAMEVDQYVDLYVSENSKFVN